In the genome of Streptomyces sp. NBC_00190, one region contains:
- a CDS encoding alpha/beta fold hydrolase has translation MGGETALDFALAQPERVTALALVGASVSGHTWPQSPELSAYAAARRERDTATLAELKLTIWAAMGRTAPGGELIETMVTSNAMRRVVSEQHCVVSTGRDAEPHLGEIAAPTLVIHGDRDHPEIAVIAGRLVADIPGACGEMIPDADHYLPLRTPARLAELLLTHLP, from the coding sequence ATGGGCGGGGAGACCGCGCTGGACTTCGCCCTCGCCCAGCCGGAGCGCGTCACCGCACTGGCCCTGGTCGGTGCCTCGGTCAGCGGCCATACCTGGCCGCAAAGTCCAGAATTGTCCGCCTATGCCGCAGCCCGGCGCGAGCGTGACACGGCCACCCTGGCCGAGCTGAAACTGACGATCTGGGCAGCCATGGGCCGCACGGCCCCTGGAGGAGAACTCATCGAGACGATGGTCACCTCGAACGCCATGCGGCGAGTTGTGAGCGAACAGCACTGCGTCGTCTCCACGGGCCGCGATGCCGAACCACACCTCGGTGAAATCGCCGCGCCGACGCTGGTCATCCACGGCGACCGCGACCACCCAGAGATCGCGGTGATCGCCGGACGACTTGTCGCCGACATCCCCGGCGCGTGCGGCGAGATGATCCCGGACGCCGACCACTACCTGCCACTCCGTACACCCGCACGTCTGGCCGAACTACTACTGACGCACCTTCCCTGA
- a CDS encoding alpha/beta fold hydrolase — protein sequence MRASLWDAIIPELARRHAVIRYDARGLGRSTAPGKPFSDVDDLRAILDHFVSVKPRWSG from the coding sequence GTGCGAGCAAGCCTGTGGGACGCCATCATTCCCGAGCTGGCCCGCCGCCACGCCGTGATCCGCTACGACGCCCGCGGGCTGGGACGCTCCACAGCACCAGGCAAGCCGTTCAGCGACGTCGACGATCTGCGCGCCATCCTTGACCACTTCGTCTCCGTCAAGCCGCGCTGGTCGGGTTGA
- a CDS encoding isochorismatase family protein — protein sequence MNRALVVVDVQKDFCEGGSVPVRGGADRAGAIAELVRQPPEGGYDCVVATRDHHIDPGSHFSDTPDFNHSFPVHCLAGSEGSEFHPAFASVADTPAVNEVVYKGAHSASKSGFEGSTKDGVRLADWLRARNVTEVDIVGIATDHCVRATALDAVREGFGTRVLLDYTAGVAADTTRAAMDDLRAAGVDLTGEPVVLT from the coding sequence GTGAACCGTGCGCTGGTGGTCGTCGATGTGCAGAAGGACTTCTGCGAGGGAGGCAGTGTCCCGGTGCGGGGCGGCGCAGACCGGGCCGGCGCCATCGCCGAACTGGTGCGCCAACCCCCAGAAGGGGGCTACGACTGTGTCGTGGCCACGCGGGACCACCACATCGACCCCGGCTCCCACTTTTCCGACACCCCCGACTTCAACCACAGCTTCCCCGTGCACTGCCTGGCCGGGAGCGAGGGCAGCGAATTCCACCCGGCCTTCGCGTCCGTCGCCGACACCCCCGCCGTCAACGAAGTCGTCTACAAAGGTGCCCATTCGGCGTCCAAGAGCGGATTTGAAGGCAGCACCAAGGACGGAGTACGCCTGGCGGACTGGCTCCGCGCACGGAATGTCACCGAAGTCGACATCGTCGGCATCGCAACCGACCACTGCGTGCGTGCCACCGCGCTCGACGCGGTCCGAGAAGGCTTCGGGACCCGCGTCCTGCTCGACTACACCGCCGGCGTCGCCGCCGACACCACCCGCGCCGCCATGGACGACCTCCGCGCCGCCGGGGTCGACCTCACCGGCGAACCCGTTGTGCTGACCTGA
- a CDS encoding oxygenase MpaB family protein — protein sequence MTTAVDLPGPDSLLRRTLGEWRIGLVAWRLLVLQSADPAVAAGMANFSTYRAHPWRRIEHTMDSGKRLFFSDREGLRREVARLERTHRRLAGTDEQGRPFTALDPAVRVWVLVTLYECMTAMRELSGRPLTPPELEQMYGEFRAVCSEFGLSDDLFPATAADVPAYMERTIRERLEYSEPVRYLLFDMLRQAPAPRRLGYLKPAWPLVRTLTAHVIGALTIADLPEAFRERFGLPRTRRAALLSFILHRSMRMLMNALPEHRRYRTPVAGIPSTPQPPTASSGHSSPSEASLVRLPAPRRRKGADCRPARLRTFFRQVLDQTGDGRISSADLQAMAHNVCWPLELAPDREARVYAAFETWWQHLRTGMDADDDGQVTCEEFVTAMLTGIDSGPAYLEQGLQVAVRAIFHAADIDGSGHLCADEYRTVFGGSRVHPAELNHGFRQLDHDGDGRITEDEFVQAFTDYFTARTDNTAGSQLLGRP from the coding sequence TTGACTACCGCTGTTGACCTTCCCGGCCCTGATTCACTACTGCGCCGCACGCTGGGGGAGTGGCGGATCGGGTTGGTGGCGTGGCGGCTGCTGGTTCTGCAGAGCGCGGATCCGGCGGTCGCCGCAGGCATGGCCAACTTCTCCACCTACCGCGCGCACCCGTGGCGGCGTATCGAGCACACCATGGACAGCGGGAAGCGGCTGTTCTTCTCCGACCGTGAGGGGCTGCGCCGTGAGGTCGCCCGTCTGGAGCGCACGCACCGCCGTCTGGCCGGGACCGACGAGCAGGGCAGGCCTTTCACGGCGCTGGACCCGGCGGTGCGGGTGTGGGTGCTGGTAACCCTGTACGAGTGCATGACGGCGATGAGGGAACTGTCCGGACGCCCGCTGACGCCGCCTGAATTGGAGCAGATGTACGGAGAATTCCGTGCGGTCTGTTCCGAGTTCGGCCTGTCCGACGACCTGTTCCCGGCCACGGCCGCCGACGTGCCCGCGTATATGGAACGCACGATCCGCGAGCGCCTCGAATACAGCGAACCCGTGCGCTACCTGCTCTTCGACATGCTCCGTCAAGCACCCGCACCTCGCCGCCTCGGCTACCTGAAGCCGGCCTGGCCGCTTGTGCGGACGCTGACCGCCCACGTCATCGGTGCGCTGACCATCGCGGACCTGCCGGAAGCCTTCCGCGAGCGCTTCGGCCTTCCCCGCACCCGCCGCGCGGCCCTGCTGTCCTTCATCCTGCACCGCAGTATGCGCATGCTGATGAATGCGTTGCCCGAGCACCGCCGCTACCGCACCCCAGTGGCCGGCATCCCCTCGACGCCGCAGCCTCCCACCGCCTCCAGCGGCCATTCTTCCCCGTCGGAGGCTAGCCTCGTCCGGCTTCCCGCACCACGCCGCCGCAAGGGTGCCGATTGCCGCCCGGCGCGTCTGCGGACCTTCTTCCGCCAGGTCCTGGACCAGACGGGCGACGGTCGCATCAGCTCGGCCGATCTGCAGGCCATGGCGCACAACGTGTGCTGGCCGCTCGAACTCGCCCCTGATCGCGAAGCCCGCGTCTACGCCGCCTTCGAGACCTGGTGGCAGCACCTGCGCACCGGCATGGATGCTGACGACGACGGACAGGTGACCTGCGAGGAGTTCGTCACCGCCATGCTCACCGGGATCGACTCCGGGCCGGCCTATCTCGAACAGGGTCTTCAGGTCGCGGTGCGGGCAATCTTCCACGCTGCGGACATCGACGGCAGCGGACACCTCTGCGCCGATGAGTACCGAACGGTCTTCGGCGGCTCCCGGGTCCACCCCGCCGAACTCAACCACGGCTTCCGCCAGCTCGACCACGATGGAGACGGCCGCATCACCGAAGACGAATTCGTTCAGGCCTTCACCGACTACTTCACCGCCCGCACAGACAACACGGCCGGCAGCCAACTCCTCGGACGCCCGTAG
- a CDS encoding SMI1/KNR4 family protein encodes MIALDALVRLCPPPADPPPAVDWAQAEHALGTALPADYKQLVETYGDGIFKDTIWLLVPDSDYSDCDLHAQTTERDEILADLWEFEAKPAALLEAGARVLPWAFEEGTGAFLYWLARPGQQPDEWTVLYNEGRGPLWEHHDMGCLAFLLAVLTGTVETEYFGYLYDVLKPTEHRFATADQTLGTSRR; translated from the coding sequence ATGATCGCTCTCGACGCCCTCGTCCGCCTCTGCCCGCCGCCCGCCGATCCGCCACCCGCTGTGGACTGGGCGCAGGCCGAACACGCCCTGGGTACGGCTCTGCCCGCTGACTACAAGCAGCTCGTCGAGACGTACGGTGACGGCATCTTCAAGGATACGATCTGGCTGCTCGTCCCCGACTCCGACTACAGCGACTGCGACCTGCACGCACAGACGACGGAACGGGACGAGATCTTGGCCGACCTGTGGGAGTTCGAGGCGAAGCCCGCAGCCCTGCTCGAGGCAGGGGCTCGGGTCCTGCCGTGGGCATTCGAGGAGGGCACGGGGGCCTTCCTCTACTGGCTGGCGAGGCCCGGCCAGCAGCCCGATGAGTGGACCGTGCTCTACAACGAGGGGCGCGGTCCACTGTGGGAGCACCACGACATGGGGTGCTTGGCCTTCTTGCTGGCGGTGCTCACAGGAACGGTGGAGACGGAGTACTTCGGCTACCTCTACGACGTGCTGAAGCCGACGGAGCACCGCTTCGCGACGGCCGACCAGACCCTGGGAACGTCCCGCCGCTGA
- a CDS encoding NADH:flavin oxidoreductase, giving the protein MTVTTSTASRAAEILSRPVTLNGLTVPNRIAMAPMTRMFSPGGVPGEDVQTYYASRAAAGVGLIVTEGTYVGHESAGQSDRVPRFHGEDQLAGWAKVAAAVHEAGGTIVPQLWHIGMVRKQGEAPYADAPAVGPSGIRVDGTEGTGKAMSRADLDDVIGAFADAAAEAERIGFDGVELHGAHGYLLDQFLWERTNRRTDAYGGDAVARTKFAAEIVAAVRERVPAAFPVIFRYSQWKQEAYDARLAQTPEELEAILAPLAAAGVDAFHASTRRYWLPEFEGSDLNLAGWTKKLTGRPTITVGSVGLDGDFIRAFVGEGAALGDIDNLLDRMERDEFDMVAVGRALLQDPQWAAKVLGNRFDELKPYDAAALKSLSR; this is encoded by the coding sequence ATGACCGTCACCACGTCCACCGCATCCCGCGCGGCCGAGATCCTGTCCCGGCCCGTCACGCTGAACGGCCTGACCGTCCCCAACCGCATCGCGATGGCTCCGATGACGCGGATGTTCTCCCCCGGCGGCGTGCCCGGCGAGGACGTGCAGACGTATTACGCCAGCCGGGCCGCCGCGGGTGTGGGCTTGATCGTCACCGAGGGCACCTACGTCGGTCACGAGTCCGCCGGGCAGAGCGATCGGGTACCGCGGTTCCACGGCGAGGACCAGCTGGCGGGGTGGGCGAAGGTCGCCGCGGCCGTGCACGAGGCGGGCGGCACGATCGTGCCCCAGCTGTGGCACATAGGCATGGTGCGCAAGCAGGGCGAGGCACCGTACGCCGACGCGCCCGCCGTCGGCCCCTCCGGCATCCGCGTCGACGGGACCGAGGGGACCGGCAAGGCGATGTCCCGTGCCGACCTCGACGACGTCATCGGCGCGTTCGCCGACGCCGCCGCGGAGGCCGAGCGGATCGGCTTCGACGGCGTGGAACTGCACGGCGCCCACGGCTACTTGCTCGACCAGTTCCTGTGGGAGCGGACCAACCGCCGCACCGACGCGTACGGCGGCGACGCGGTGGCCCGTACGAAGTTCGCCGCGGAGATCGTGGCAGCGGTCCGCGAGCGCGTCCCGGCCGCCTTCCCGGTGATCTTCCGCTACTCGCAGTGGAAGCAGGAGGCCTACGACGCCCGGCTCGCGCAGACCCCGGAGGAGCTGGAGGCGATCCTGGCCCCGCTCGCGGCGGCGGGCGTCGACGCGTTCCACGCCTCCACCCGGCGCTACTGGCTCCCGGAGTTCGAGGGCTCGGACCTGAACCTGGCGGGCTGGACCAAGAAGCTCACCGGCCGACCGACCATCACCGTCGGCTCGGTCGGCCTCGACGGCGACTTCATCCGCGCCTTCGTCGGCGAAGGCGCAGCGCTCGGCGACATCGACAACCTCCTGGACCGCATGGAACGCGACGAGTTCGACATGGTCGCCGTCGGCCGGGCCCTGCTCCAGGACCCGCAGTGGGCGGCGAAGGTCCTCGGCAACCGCTTCGACGAGCTGAAGCCGTACGACGCGGCGGCCCTCAAGTCGCTCAGCCGGTAA
- a CDS encoding MarR family winged helix-turn-helix transcriptional regulator: protein MLLSRHQVLARRERDPERLERSAYLLLSRIDTQGPMSIGQLAEAFGLDTSTVNRQTAALLRCGLAERVADPDGGMARKLCITLEGGRRLAGDREANRSCLVRVVADWSPEEVRELEDVLVRLNRSAEALEGRYWPRTEDDDTRAACHPHVPQESATPTP, encoded by the coding sequence ATGCTGCTCTCGCGGCACCAGGTGCTTGCCCGGCGCGAGCGCGACCCCGAACGCCTGGAGCGGTCGGCTTACCTGCTGCTCAGCCGGATCGATACACAAGGGCCCATGTCCATCGGACAGTTGGCAGAGGCCTTCGGGCTGGACACCTCGACCGTGAACCGCCAGACGGCCGCACTGCTGCGCTGCGGACTGGCCGAGCGCGTCGCGGACCCGGACGGCGGCATGGCCCGCAAGCTGTGCATCACCCTTGAAGGCGGGCGTCGGCTCGCCGGAGACCGCGAGGCCAACCGGTCCTGCCTGGTCCGGGTGGTCGCCGACTGGTCCCCTGAGGAGGTACGGGAGCTGGAGGACGTCCTGGTCCGGCTCAACCGCAGCGCCGAGGCCCTCGAAGGACGGTACTGGCCGCGCACGGAGGACGACGACACCCGCGCCGCATGCCACCCGCATGTCCCGCAGGAATCCGCGACTCCCACCCCGTAA
- a CDS encoding VOC family protein, translating into MAIQRMDNVGIVVEDLDAAIAFFVELGMELEGRAEVEGLFADQCTGLDGVRCDIAMVRTPDGHSRLELAKYRSPAVISAGPRNRPHNILGTHRVMFAVDDIEDTVTRLRPHGAELVGEIARFEDSYLLCYLRGPEGIIVGLAEQLR; encoded by the coding sequence GTCGTCGAGGACCTGGATGCCGCCATCGCGTTCTTCGTGGAACTCGGTATGGAGCTGGAGGGCAGGGCGGAGGTCGAGGGCCTCTTCGCCGACCAGTGCACCGGACTTGACGGCGTCCGCTGTGACATCGCGATGGTCCGGACCCCGGACGGTCACAGCCGGCTCGAGCTGGCGAAGTACCGCAGCCCCGCGGTGATCAGCGCGGGGCCGCGCAACCGGCCGCACAACATTCTGGGCACGCACCGCGTCATGTTCGCCGTCGACGACATCGAGGACACCGTTACCCGCCTGCGCCCTCACGGCGCCGAACTCGTCGGCGAGATCGCCCGGTTCGAGGACAGCTATCTGCTCTGCTACCTCCGCGGCCCGGAGGGCATCATCGTCGGACTGGCCGAGCAACTGCGCTGA